A stretch of DNA from Synechococcus sp. PROS-9-1:
ATCACTGGGTGCATCCAACGCCTCAAGAGACGAGGCCTCATGCTGATAGGTCCACTGAGAAGACCCCCTCTGCTCTGCCCAGTGCCAGCGGCTGTTCCCAATCAGCAAGCAACGGGATGGAAGGTCCTCGCTAGATGCCATCACCCATAACACCCGGCACGTGGATGCCACATTCCTGCTTAAGGCCCGCAAAGCGAGTGTCTCGTCCCGTCGCCTCTAGCCCATCAGGGCCACTGGAATGCCAATCCCCAACGGTGGAATACCCCTTCTCAAACAAGGGATGCTGGGGAAGATCGTTTTCCTGCATGTAATAGAAGACATCTCGTGATGTCCACTCCAACAGCGGCCTCAGGGACCAGCGACCGCGAATGGGATCGAGCGCAGTCATGCTTCGGCGTGTATCCGTCTGTGCACGACGCACACCACTCGCCCAACACGACACCTGCAAACGATGCATCGCTTCTTCGAGTGGCTCCACCTTGCGGATTTTGAGGTAGAGCTCCATGTCCTCAACAACGCCTGATTCCCAGAGGCGGCCATGGAGCGCCTCCATCCGCGCTGCAGACGAAGAGGACTGGGCGATATGGAGATTCAGATCGAAGCGCTGGGAAAGATCCTCGGCGTAGCGATAGGTCTCGGGGGGGAGGTAGCCGGTATCCACCCAGATCACTGGAATGTCTCGGCCTTGATCCATCCCGCTCAACAAGTGGAGCAAGACAGAGGATTGAATTCCGAAGCTCGTGGTCAGGGCAAAACCCGGCCCAAATTGCTCATGAGCCCACAGCAACCTGGCGCGCGCATCCAACGGCTCAAGCTGATGACGCGCCTCATGGAGTTCTCCCGCATCAGCCTTGAGGCCAGCGGCAACGACAGGCTGATTCTTGGAGGTGGAGACATCCCTCATCTCTCCATCTTCCAACGCCGAGGGGCATGGTGTCATGTCTATGGTTTCAAAAACCACCTTTGAAGTTCTGACTTCTGACACCACCATGCACAACGATCCAATCATTGTTGTGGGCGGTGGCTTTGCAGGTCTAACAACAGCTCTAGCGCTCAGTAATCAAAGGCCCCGTCCACCGTTATTGCTGATTGAACCGCGACATCAATTTCTCTTCTTACCCCTTCTCTACGAGCTTCTCAGCGGCGAAATGAAGAGCTGGGAGGTTGCTCCCAGCTACGACAGCCTTCTGCAAGGGCGACGCATTCCCCACCTGGATGACCGGGTGACATCGATTAACACGGAGCAAAAATCTCTACAAACCAGCCGCGGCCAAGTCCTGAAATACAGCCAGCTGGTGCTCGCCACTGGCTCTGAGCCCGATGACTTTGGGATCACAGGAGTCAAGGAGCATGCCTTGACCTTCCATTCCTTGACAGATCTACCTCTCCTCAAAGATCGCCTTCAAAGTCTTCGCAATCGTGCATCAAAAGACGGGGCACTGGTCATCGTTGGAGCGGGAGCCACAGGCGTTGAATTGGCTTGCAAACTCAGCGACATGCTGGATGGATCCGCCACCATTCACCTCGTTGAATTGGGGGACAGCGTTCTCTCACGATCCCGAGCCTTCAATCGCGAACAAGCACAAAAGGCACTGGATCAAAGGGGGGTGCGTCGTCACCTCAACACCCGCGTGACCTCTGTATCAGCCCATGCCGTAGAGCTGCTTGAAAACGACGTACCGCAATCTCTCAACCATGACGGTTTGATCTGGACGGCAGGGACCAAACCGGTGCTGCCCAACCTGACTCCCATCCCGCCCCGTGAGCGCGGGCTGCTCTGTGTTGATGAAGGGTTGCAATTAACGACAGACCCGAATGTGGTTGTGCTTGGGGATGTCGCCTGTCATAACGATGCAGAGATCCCATGGCCCCGCTCTGCGCAATCGGCGCTCCAGCAAGGAACGGCGGCAGCTCGAACGCTTCAAGCCATTCGCATGGGTAAGGCAGTTCCCAGTTTTCACTTTCAAGATCTTGGCGAGATGCTCAGTCTTGGCATGGGAGATGCATCGATTACTGGCATGGGACTAACCCTCGCCGGCCCTCTCGCCTATCAGATGCGGCGACTCACGTACCTGGCCCGAATGCCAGGGCTCTCCTTGGGCTTGAGGTCTGCAGGCGCCTGGCTGGTTCCTTCTTGAAGCAGGCTCACCTAGCAGGCCGAACCAATGGCCTACGCCCATCACTGCACCGTCAGCTCGAGCGTCTCAGCCAGAGGAGGCACCCAGGCCTAAGCGGCGCCGATCCGCTCACCTTGGAGCGACTGTCTGAGCTGGTGCTCGATCTAGGTCAGCCGTTGCATTTGATCGTCGATGAACGGGGACTCTGCCGACTGCTCTGGGTTGGCCCCCTGAGCGAATCGGAACAACTACGCAGCCATCTCCCTGGAGGACCACGACGGATCAAGCGACGCTGGAGGTTGATCAGCAGCTTGCAAGGCAAGGCTGGGACCGACCTGAAGCCCGATGGCAGAGATGCCGTCGTCGCCCTCGACCTCAAGCCCGACAGCTGGCTTCGCTTTCAGGCATCGCCTTCCACAGGGGGTGGGCATGTGGCTTCGCTTTGGCAACCAGATCCAGGACATCCTTCCGGCTGGCATCAAGCTGAACTTGGCACTCTCAAGGAACTTTGCGACCGTCCTGCCCCAGAAACCTCAAAGGATCTTGATTCCACCCAAACTGCAACGGCTCCCTCTGACGTGCAAGAACGCGTCTTGCTGCTCATCCTCACTGGTGCTGACACAAAGAGGAGCGAAAGGGATCTGGCTGAATTGGAGGGGCTCGTTCGTAGCGCAGGTGCACTGCCCGTTGCTGTCTGCCGGCAGCGGCAGGGACAACCCAACCCTCAGACCCTCTGGGGCACTGGAAAATTACAAGAGGCGGCGCTCGAAGCGAGACGCCATCAAGCCACCCTCGTGATCACAGATCGGGAACTTTCTCCCGTTCAAGCCAGGAATCTGGAGTCACTCATTGACTGCCCAGTGATGGATCGCAGTGAATTGATCCTGGATATTTTTGCCCAACGAGCGGCGAGCGCAGCTGGACGTCTTCAAGTTGAGCTCGCTCAATTGCGCTACCGACTTCCGAGGTTGAAGGGCCGCGGCCTCAGCCTCTCGCGTCAAGGGGGAGGGATTGGCACGCGCGGACCAGGTGAAACCCAATTGGAAAAGGATCGCCGTGCGATCAGCCGTCGCATTGAACATCTCGGGAGATCAGTACTCCAGCTAGGCGCCCATCGCGCCCGCTTGCGCGACCGCAGAGACGGCCTACCTCGCGTCGCCCTTGTTGGTTATACGAATGCTGGCAAATCGTCTCTTTTGAATGCGCTGTGCTGCCGAAATCCAGGGCTTGAGGTTTTAGCGGAGAACAAGTTATTCGCCACGCTTGATCCCACCACGCGAAGACTCAGCCTTCCCCAAACATCAGCGGCACCGAAAGAACTGCTCATCACGGACACCGTGGGATTCATTCGTGAACTTCCCAAACCACTGCTGGAAGCTTTCAGAGCCACATTGGAGGAAACACGCGAGGCCGATCTGTTGCTGGTGGTGGTGGATCTCGCAGACCCCGATTGGCAATCACAATTGGAGGCGGTTCATCAACTCTTGGATGGCCTCAGCTGTGACCAACTGCGCAAAGTGGTGGCCAATCAAATCGACCGTTGCGAGGCTTCGGCGATCGATGCGATTCGCACTCTCGAACCTGATGTGATCTACCTATCAGCCACGGAGGGTACGGGATTGAAAGGTCTGCGAAACTGGCTTGAAAAGCAGTTCTGGGTCGGCGCAACACCCCCTGTATCCATCACCCAAAAGACGTCATTTCCCGACCATGGCTGAGCTAAACCATGGCTGAGCTCATCGCTAATGATCACCAGGTCAACCCCCTCGTCACCTTGGCCCTAGCCCCCCTAGCCCTAGGCCACCCTGGCCTAATCCTGGCGCTCAGGCGTCCTGCAAGGATCGTCTTGCCACCGGGAGGCAGGTAAGCGCGATGCCGATCCCCTACGCCATTCACCGCACTCA
This window harbors:
- the hflX gene encoding GTPase HflX gives rise to the protein MKQAHLAGRTNGLRPSLHRQLERLSQRRHPGLSGADPLTLERLSELVLDLGQPLHLIVDERGLCRLLWVGPLSESEQLRSHLPGGPRRIKRRWRLISSLQGKAGTDLKPDGRDAVVALDLKPDSWLRFQASPSTGGGHVASLWQPDPGHPSGWHQAELGTLKELCDRPAPETSKDLDSTQTATAPSDVQERVLLLILTGADTKRSERDLAELEGLVRSAGALPVAVCRQRQGQPNPQTLWGTGKLQEAALEARRHQATLVITDRELSPVQARNLESLIDCPVMDRSELILDIFAQRAASAAGRLQVELAQLRYRLPRLKGRGLSLSRQGGGIGTRGPGETQLEKDRRAISRRIEHLGRSVLQLGAHRARLRDRRDGLPRVALVGYTNAGKSSLLNALCCRNPGLEVLAENKLFATLDPTTRRLSLPQTSAAPKELLITDTVGFIRELPKPLLEAFRATLEETREADLLLVVVDLADPDWQSQLEAVHQLLDGLSCDQLRKVVANQIDRCEASAIDAIRTLEPDVIYLSATEGTGLKGLRNWLEKQFWVGATPPVSITQKTSFPDHG
- a CDS encoding NAD(P)/FAD-dependent oxidoreductase, giving the protein MVSKTTFEVLTSDTTMHNDPIIVVGGGFAGLTTALALSNQRPRPPLLLIEPRHQFLFLPLLYELLSGEMKSWEVAPSYDSLLQGRRIPHLDDRVTSINTEQKSLQTSRGQVLKYSQLVLATGSEPDDFGITGVKEHALTFHSLTDLPLLKDRLQSLRNRASKDGALVIVGAGATGVELACKLSDMLDGSATIHLVELGDSVLSRSRAFNREQAQKALDQRGVRRHLNTRVTSVSAHAVELLENDVPQSLNHDGLIWTAGTKPVLPNLTPIPPRERGLLCVDEGLQLTTDPNVVVLGDVACHNDAEIPWPRSAQSALQQGTAAARTLQAIRMGKAVPSFHFQDLGEMLSLGMGDASITGMGLTLAGPLAYQMRRLTYLARMPGLSLGLRSAGAWLVPS
- a CDS encoding phosphoadenylyl-sulfate reductase; this translates as MTPCPSALEDGEMRDVSTSKNQPVVAAGLKADAGELHEARHQLEPLDARARLLWAHEQFGPGFALTTSFGIQSSVLLHLLSGMDQGRDIPVIWVDTGYLPPETYRYAEDLSQRFDLNLHIAQSSSSAARMEALHGRLWESGVVEDMELYLKIRKVEPLEEAMHRLQVSCWASGVRRAQTDTRRSMTALDPIRGRWSLRPLLEWTSRDVFYYMQENDLPQHPLFEKGYSTVGDWHSSGPDGLEATGRDTRFAGLKQECGIHVPGVMGDGI